A genomic region of Kluyveromyces marxianus DMKU3-1042 DNA, complete genome, chromosome 5 contains the following coding sequences:
- the NCE102 gene encoding MARVEL domain-containing protein: MLSLLDNSLRAVNFVFLIIVLGLTGNLIATRHRVSSRVNFALFAAVFGMVFDSIYAVLANFISAFAWPILLVTWDFLNMVFTFAAGTALAVGIRGGSCSSRHFVRKNKISENSKDRCRKAQASTVFLYFSFFIFLVKFVLSVINVISTGGFGTTSTRRGGVGAPTIAQI, encoded by the coding sequence ATGCTATCGTTATTAGATAATTCGCTTCGCGCAGTTAACTTTGTGTTTTTAATCATTGTGCTCGGTTTGACCGGTAACTTGATTGCTACCAGACACCGTGTGAGTTCGAGAGTGAACTTTGCGTTGTTTGCTGCCGTCTTCGGTATGGTGTTCGACTCCATCTACGCAGTGCTAGCCAACTTCATTTCGGCGTTCGCATGGCCAATCCTATTGGTGACATGGGACTTTTTGAACATGGTCTTCACCTTCGCTGCAGGTACAGCCTTGGCTGTCGGTATTCGTGGTGGCTCCTGTTCCAGCCGTCACTTCGTGCGTAAGAACAAGATTTCTGAAAACTCCAAGGACAGATGTCGTAAGGCCCAGGCCTCGACGGTGTTCCTctacttttctttcttcattttcttggtGAAGTTTGTGTTGAGTGTCATCAACGTCATTTCCACCGGTGGTTTCGGTACAACTTCT